In Gracilimonas sp., a single window of DNA contains:
- a CDS encoding acyl-CoA desaturase: MSVNKVTFNNKIDKEFSRTVKNRVDKYFEENSLSKHANFSMVLKTITLLGLYFGAYALIMTGQFSLGTMWLLSIVMGVGMAGIGFSIAHDALHGAYSSNSTVNYFLGLTFDLMGANGYIWKITHNIIHHTYTNIHGHDEDLEVAAFIRLSPHSEHKSIHRLQHILAFFAYSFATFFWVFVKDYWYFFKSPLGPYENKNHPVKEWITLIVTKIIYYGYTIALPLMLLDITWYQWLIGFVSLHLTAGFILGVIFQLAHVVEETMHPEPNEDNVIKNHWAIHEMITTNNFARDNKPLSWYIGGLNFQIEHHLFPKICSVHYPDVSLIVEQTAGEFGIPYNHHNTFREAVGSHYRTLKKFGNPNFK, from the coding sequence GTGAGTGTAAATAAAGTTACGTTCAATAATAAGATTGATAAGGAATTCAGCCGGACAGTTAAAAATAGGGTGGATAAATACTTTGAAGAAAACAGTCTTTCAAAACATGCCAACTTTTCAATGGTGTTAAAAACCATCACACTTTTAGGCCTTTATTTTGGAGCCTATGCTTTAATAATGACGGGGCAATTTTCTTTAGGAACGATGTGGTTGTTGAGCATTGTAATGGGGGTGGGAATGGCCGGAATCGGGTTTTCAATCGCTCATGATGCCCTGCACGGAGCTTATTCATCTAACAGCACTGTAAACTATTTTTTAGGGCTTACTTTTGATTTGATGGGGGCCAATGGATATATCTGGAAAATCACACATAATATTATTCACCATACCTACACCAACATCCACGGACATGATGAAGACCTTGAAGTAGCAGCCTTCATTCGGTTGTCGCCTCATTCTGAGCACAAATCGATACACAGGCTTCAGCATATTTTGGCTTTTTTTGCCTATAGTTTTGCCACTTTTTTCTGGGTTTTTGTTAAAGATTACTGGTATTTCTTCAAATCGCCATTGGGACCTTATGAAAATAAAAATCATCCGGTTAAAGAATGGATTACTTTAATTGTAACAAAGATAATCTATTATGGGTATACGATTGCCCTTCCTCTGATGCTTTTAGACATTACATGGTACCAATGGTTAATCGGGTTCGTAAGCCTTCATCTTACAGCGGGTTTTATTTTGGGAGTTATTTTCCAGCTTGCACATGTGGTTGAAGAAACCATGCATCCCGAACCCAATGAAGATAATGTCATTAAAAATCACTGGGCTATACATGAAATGATTACCACCAATAACTTTGCCAGGGATAATAAACCTTTATCTTGGTATATAGGGGGGCTAAACTTCCAAATTGAACATCATCTTTTCCCAAAAATTTGCAGTGTTCATTACCCCGATGTGAGTCTTATTGTTGAACAAACAGCCGGGGAATTCGGGATCCCATACAATCATCATAACACTTTCAGGGAAGCTGTTGGTTCTCATTACCGCACATTGAAAAAATTTGGAAACCCAAATTTTAAATAA